One part of the Streptomyces lydicus genome encodes these proteins:
- a CDS encoding MerR family transcriptional regulator — MRIGELAGLVGVTTRAVRHYHHVGLLPEPERRANGYREYGLRDAVALARLRRLTELGLGLEEVRDVLADDSGRELHEVLAELDADLARQEEGIRARRARLAVLRRQAEEHGGLPAEGPVSDELAAVFREMARTSATRPGPEPAMAAQEREMLALLESTGDEAGGRMTELLGDLASAPGAMERAYEVYGLLDALAEAAPDDPRVPRAAQALADCIPDSVVAELGGEHWARAADAGREADGGFMAAYYAHFAPAQAEALRRAIELVAERAR, encoded by the coding sequence ATGAGAATCGGTGAGCTCGCGGGCCTGGTCGGCGTCACCACCCGCGCCGTACGCCACTACCACCACGTCGGACTGCTGCCCGAGCCGGAACGCCGCGCCAACGGCTACCGGGAGTACGGGCTGCGGGACGCGGTCGCGCTGGCGCGGCTGCGCCGGCTGACGGAGCTGGGGCTCGGGCTGGAGGAGGTGCGGGACGTGCTCGCCGACGACTCCGGGCGTGAGCTGCACGAGGTGCTGGCCGAGCTGGACGCGGACCTGGCGCGCCAGGAGGAGGGGATCCGGGCGCGGCGGGCCCGGCTGGCCGTGCTGCGCCGTCAGGCGGAGGAGCACGGCGGGCTGCCCGCGGAGGGGCCCGTGTCGGACGAACTCGCGGCGGTGTTCCGGGAGATGGCCCGTACGTCGGCGACGCGGCCCGGCCCCGAGCCCGCCATGGCGGCGCAGGAACGGGAGATGCTGGCGCTGCTGGAGTCGACGGGCGACGAGGCGGGCGGGCGGATGACGGAGCTGCTCGGGGATCTCGCCTCGGCCCCGGGGGCGATGGAGCGGGCGTACGAGGTGTACGGGCTGCTGGACGCGCTGGCCGAGGCCGCGCCGGACGACCCACGGGTGCCACGGGCCGCGCAGGCGCTCGCCGACTGCATCCCGGACTCGGTCGTCGCCGAACTCGGCGGGGAGCACTGGGCACGGGCGGCCGACGCCGGCCGGGAGGCGGACGGGGGATTCATGGCGGCGTACTACGCGCACTTCGCGCCGGCGCAGGCCGAGGCGCTGCGCCGGGCGATCGAGCTG
- a CDS encoding CD225/dispanin family protein, whose translation MAKPPTYWPLSIVVFLLFWLLFGAIAMYYSAQVNTRWRYGDVDGANQASRSARIINLIGIGVGILFWIFVIKAG comes from the coding sequence GTGGCCAAACCCCCCACCTACTGGCCGCTGTCGATCGTCGTCTTCCTGCTGTTCTGGCTCCTCTTCGGAGCGATCGCGATGTACTACTCGGCGCAGGTCAACACGCGGTGGCGGTACGGAGACGTGGACGGCGCGAACCAGGCGTCGAGGTCCGCCCGCATCATCAACCTGATCGGCATCGGCGTCGGCATCCTGTTCTGGATTTTCGTGATCAAGGCAGGCTGA
- a CDS encoding TIR domain-containing protein — protein MGMPMTATTPEAAPSGRRLFVSYARPDSEAVQNLVEVLRALHHVPWVDRELESEGGKPWWDRILAEIEACDGIVVVLSPQLFDSVPAEREREYADALGKPPLPVMVEAVTPDILPSELSSRQFVDFTRGGPLAGAMLASAVAGLPPAPPLPDPMPKRPDVPSSYLGDLRKRVRAPALSLEEQIHLITELRLRLDLERERQAVVTLLRELQQRRDLCHATWQLLDPLLKDVRGESSEATPPGDEGPAEAGPVSGSATPQGPDEGPTWQGRTPPPGWYPDPSRRHQLRWFWNGCWTRQASDHGKVVDDPNF, from the coding sequence ATGGGGATGCCCATGACAGCGACAACGCCAGAGGCAGCGCCGAGCGGACGTCGCCTTTTCGTCTCGTACGCACGCCCCGACAGCGAAGCCGTACAGAATCTGGTGGAGGTGCTCCGAGCACTGCACCACGTCCCCTGGGTGGACCGCGAACTCGAATCCGAGGGCGGAAAGCCGTGGTGGGACCGGATTCTCGCGGAGATCGAGGCATGCGACGGCATCGTCGTGGTGCTTTCCCCCCAGCTCTTCGACTCGGTGCCCGCCGAGCGGGAACGCGAGTACGCGGACGCACTCGGCAAGCCACCGCTGCCCGTCATGGTCGAAGCCGTCACGCCCGACATCCTGCCGAGCGAGCTCAGTTCGCGGCAGTTCGTCGACTTCACCCGGGGCGGCCCGTTGGCCGGTGCCATGCTCGCCAGCGCCGTCGCGGGCCTTCCCCCTGCCCCGCCGCTGCCCGATCCGATGCCCAAACGCCCGGACGTGCCCTCCAGTTACCTGGGCGACCTGCGAAAACGGGTGCGGGCACCGGCGCTCTCGCTGGAGGAGCAGATCCATCTGATCACCGAGCTGCGTCTCCGCCTCGACCTCGAAAGAGAGCGGCAAGCCGTCGTGACGCTGCTGCGGGAACTGCAACAGCGCCGCGACCTCTGCCATGCCACCTGGCAACTGCTCGACCCCTTGCTGAAGGACGTACGGGGGGAGTCCTCGGAAGCGACGCCGCCCGGCGACGAGGGCCCCGCCGAGGCGGGCCCGGTATCCGGCTCCGCCACGCCGCAGGGCCCCGATGAGGGGCCGACGTGGCAGGGCCGGACGCCGCCGCCCGGCTGGTACCCGGACCCGTCCAGACGCCACCAGCTGCGGTGGTTCTGGAACGGCTGCTGGACCCGGCAGGCATCCGACCACGGCAAGGTCGTCGACGATCCGAATTTCTGA
- a CDS encoding DUF4231 domain-containing protein — protein sequence MTFGSDNGKTPGGRPHGDVGAVVAVDHPGDPADVLSPLGLPPPPGNLPVLLVSGGADEPRSGVTGQSAAALGGAVLQAVEASGAALVDDAAGSVTAAALAAARTGESRPPRVVLGVRAGCRADGGGSGEDGAGPGPGRSHVLVLDGADSREAAAWKPVVATSLAAGAPVVMVLAGGGAVARAELLTAVRRGVPVFVLGWSGGLAGHLAEHRQPGRRTGRHRHPLHRPRRPGPPRPVPDGTAAAETEEIVHHGDLRVLSEHDPRALARRLAWELQDAPLLKAAWQTFATYDYLASRLRRAFQRLQALILALGVFATLIALIDAEIGGRRLHWVVVAAPAVVSVLIAWSSRHARGPRWIALRAAAEEVKAEIYLHRTLEDADNSPQGGGNPSGDRGRQLLRRLAAIEGRLVRTNAATAPLTPYDGPLPPPVRGGGNTDDGLSPLTAARYVELRLKGQVAYYHSRVRHLHRVRSLLEALAISAGAAGTLLASVGVDPWIGFTTGLSTAALAALGYLQADNIIMAYNRAAGDLEVLQQGWEARSPEEQGEGSLLALVMKTEAVLHGERARWVHQMSEVLQELRERQELEVKKPVPHGGSRGRP from the coding sequence ATGACCTTCGGCTCCGACAACGGGAAGACCCCGGGAGGCCGGCCGCACGGCGACGTCGGAGCCGTCGTCGCCGTCGACCACCCCGGTGACCCCGCAGACGTGTTGTCCCCTCTGGGCCTGCCCCCGCCGCCCGGGAACCTCCCGGTTCTCCTGGTGAGCGGCGGAGCGGACGAACCCCGTTCGGGGGTGACGGGACAGTCGGCGGCAGCTCTGGGCGGAGCCGTCTTACAGGCCGTGGAAGCGAGCGGAGCGGCTCTGGTCGACGACGCCGCCGGTTCCGTGACCGCTGCTGCCCTGGCCGCCGCCCGCACCGGGGAATCGAGGCCGCCACGGGTCGTGCTCGGGGTGCGGGCGGGGTGCCGGGCAGACGGGGGAGGATCCGGAGAGGACGGTGCGGGGCCCGGGCCGGGCCGTTCACATGTCCTCGTGCTCGACGGCGCGGACAGCCGGGAAGCGGCCGCGTGGAAGCCGGTGGTGGCCACCTCCCTGGCAGCGGGAGCGCCGGTGGTGATGGTCCTGGCGGGCGGCGGGGCGGTCGCCCGGGCGGAACTGCTGACGGCGGTGCGCCGCGGGGTACCGGTCTTCGTCCTCGGCTGGTCCGGTGGGCTGGCCGGGCACCTCGCCGAGCACCGGCAGCCAGGCCGCCGGACGGGCCGGCACCGTCACCCGCTGCACCGGCCTCGCCGACCGGGCCCGCCGCGCCCGGTACCGGACGGGACGGCAGCGGCAGAGACGGAGGAAATCGTCCACCACGGCGACCTGCGCGTCCTCTCCGAGCACGACCCCCGCGCACTCGCCCGGCGCCTCGCCTGGGAACTGCAGGACGCGCCGCTGCTCAAGGCGGCCTGGCAGACGTTCGCCACGTACGACTACCTCGCCTCCCGCCTGCGCCGGGCCTTCCAGCGCCTGCAGGCGCTGATCCTGGCCCTCGGTGTCTTCGCCACGCTCATCGCGCTGATCGACGCGGAGATCGGCGGCAGGAGGCTGCACTGGGTCGTGGTCGCGGCACCGGCGGTCGTCTCGGTCCTCATCGCCTGGTCCAGCCGGCACGCCCGCGGACCGCGCTGGATCGCCCTCCGCGCCGCGGCGGAGGAGGTGAAGGCCGAGATATACCTCCACCGGACGCTGGAGGACGCCGACAACTCCCCGCAGGGCGGCGGAAACCCGTCCGGCGACCGGGGCCGCCAACTGCTCAGGAGACTCGCCGCCATCGAAGGCAGGCTCGTCAGGACCAACGCGGCCACGGCTCCCCTCACCCCGTACGACGGTCCGCTGCCGCCTCCGGTGCGCGGCGGCGGGAACACCGACGACGGCCTGAGCCCCCTGACCGCCGCACGCTACGTCGAGCTCCGGCTGAAGGGTCAAGTGGCCTACTACCACTCCCGCGTCCGGCATCTGCACCGTGTGCGGAGTCTGCTGGAAGCGCTGGCGATCTCTGCCGGCGCGGCGGGAACGCTTCTCGCGTCCGTCGGGGTCGACCCCTGGATCGGGTTCACCACCGGCCTGTCGACCGCTGCCCTGGCTGCCCTGGGCTACCTCCAGGCCGACAACATCATCATGGCGTACAACCGGGCGGCCGGCGATCTGGAGGTGCTGCAACAGGGCTGGGAGGCGCGCAGCCCCGAGGAGCAGGGCGAGGGCTCCCTCCTCGCGCTGGTCATGAAGACGGAGGCGGTCCTGCACGGTGAACGCGCCAGGTGGGTGCACCAGATGAGCGAGGTCTTGCAGGAACTCAGGGAAAGGCAGGAGCTGGAGGTCAAGAAGCCGGTACCGCACGGCGGTTCGCGGGGCCGGCCGTGA
- a CDS encoding DUF4231 domain-containing protein — protein MNPESPAAARITAGEGRLPFVLRVGVTGHRRLDHPDDLLPAIHEAVRGLVARLLGAKAPLPPLRVLSALAEGADRLAARELLTRPGATLEAVLPLPPEDYLRDFGSAESRAAFRALLGRSAATWQAPPSASREEAYERAGRRIVDRSDVVVAFWDGRPARGRGGTATVVRYAEDRGVPLAWIRTAGDPGPEYRLDDVRARGMRAAAFEFRRYNAMRVGDFARRVSAERDRLRPGPGDRSAAVAHAHEVVADWIVPSFVRADTLASRLHRQFRLMSAAIFLMAAAAVVAVATQVTFLPRHDWITAVEVVLLAFLLVLPAVNHRRRVLDRWISYRFLAERLRSEYFFALCGTRSHRVRPGSGSQFFDPSEAWVRRAVMEVVACRPAVRLAPSDVAPLKQYLSRYWIRSQIDYHRRAARRQGAWETRLYLVTSIIFGITLVAAVLHMVGTGQDADRDSAWGLLLIVLSIGMPTLGAAVHGIRTQAQFRQHCQRYRRMAQLLADLETTLQEARTLERIREVVIETERVMREETSAWFGVMRFHDIELIS, from the coding sequence GTGAACCCGGAGTCGCCGGCCGCCGCACGCATCACCGCCGGTGAGGGGCGGTTGCCCTTCGTCCTCCGCGTGGGCGTGACCGGTCACCGCCGGCTCGACCACCCCGACGACCTCCTGCCGGCGATCCACGAGGCGGTCCGCGGGCTGGTCGCACGCCTGCTCGGCGCCAAGGCGCCGCTGCCGCCGCTGCGCGTCCTCTCCGCGCTCGCGGAGGGCGCCGACCGCCTGGCCGCCCGCGAACTGCTGACCAGGCCCGGAGCCACGCTGGAGGCGGTGCTGCCGCTGCCCCCGGAGGACTACCTGCGCGATTTCGGCAGCGCGGAGTCCAGGGCCGCCTTCCGCGCCCTCCTCGGCCGGTCGGCGGCCACCTGGCAGGCACCTCCGAGCGCGTCGAGGGAGGAGGCGTACGAGCGGGCCGGCCGTCGGATCGTGGACCGGTCCGACGTGGTGGTGGCCTTCTGGGACGGCCGCCCCGCCCGGGGCCGGGGCGGCACCGCGACCGTCGTGCGCTACGCCGAGGACCGGGGTGTCCCACTGGCGTGGATCCGGACGGCGGGTGATCCGGGACCGGAGTACCGGCTGGACGACGTCCGTGCCCGCGGCATGAGAGCGGCCGCGTTCGAGTTCCGCCGGTACAACGCGATGAGGGTGGGGGACTTCGCGCGCCGGGTGAGCGCCGAGCGGGACCGCCTCAGGCCCGGGCCCGGTGACCGGTCGGCCGCTGTCGCGCACGCCCACGAGGTCGTGGCGGACTGGATCGTCCCCTCCTTCGTCCGGGCGGACACCCTGGCATCCCGCCTGCACCGGCAGTTCCGCCTGATGAGCGCGGCGATCTTCCTGATGGCGGCGGCAGCCGTGGTCGCCGTCGCCACCCAGGTCACCTTCCTGCCCAGGCACGACTGGATCACCGCGGTGGAGGTGGTGCTGCTCGCCTTCCTGCTCGTCCTGCCGGCCGTGAACCACCGACGCCGGGTGCTCGACCGCTGGATCTCGTACCGGTTCCTGGCCGAGCGCTTGCGGTCCGAGTACTTCTTCGCGCTCTGCGGAACCCGGAGCCACCGGGTGCGCCCCGGCAGCGGCAGCCAGTTCTTCGACCCGTCGGAGGCATGGGTCCGACGTGCCGTGATGGAGGTGGTCGCCTGCCGTCCGGCCGTGCGGTTGGCGCCGTCGGACGTTGCCCCGCTCAAGCAGTACCTGAGCCGGTACTGGATCCGCTCCCAGATCGACTATCACCGAAGGGCCGCTCGGCGGCAGGGGGCTTGGGAAACCCGGCTCTATCTCGTCACCAGCATCATCTTCGGCATCACCCTGGTCGCCGCCGTCCTGCACATGGTGGGCACCGGTCAGGACGCGGACCGCGACTCGGCCTGGGGGCTGCTCCTCATCGTGCTGTCGATCGGCATGCCGACCCTCGGCGCCGCCGTCCACGGGATCCGGACCCAGGCGCAGTTCCGGCAGCACTGCCAGCGCTACCGACGGATGGCCCAGCTGCTGGCGGACCTCGAAACGACGTTGCAGGAGGCCCGCACCCTGGAGCGGATCCGCGAGGTCGTGATCGAGACCGAACGCGTCATGAGGGAGGAGACCAGTGCCTGGTTCGGAGTCATGCGCTTCCACGACATCGAGCTGATCTCCTGA
- a CDS encoding transporter substrate-binding domain-containing protein — translation MITGAARTSRRRRRARPRRALVAAALATLAASAAACGTAEPPSLFASGKVSVGAKNDQPGTGVVHTYKFSGFDITVARQILASVGAEPDFGIVPSEDRSAVLTGKKKDLVVATFSITVDRMKELDFAGPYASTYQGILVRRNDHRIRKPDDLYGKRVCTWPGTTSATTLEGPQYNRIAVYERPDASSCLADLKVKKVADAVSTDQMILYGFTQENPDLRVVPDITYGSANHYGIAMNKGHRKDCLRLRDALREYVGSNTWSHDFSTSLWSIPKADPTWETDYRPREETIDALSCRDRPGA, via the coding sequence ATGATCACAGGAGCCGCACGCACCTCGCGCAGGAGGCGCCGTGCCCGCCCGCGCCGCGCGCTCGTGGCCGCGGCGCTGGCCACGCTCGCCGCGTCGGCCGCCGCCTGCGGCACGGCGGAGCCGCCGTCGCTCTTCGCGTCCGGCAAGGTCTCGGTCGGCGCGAAGAACGACCAGCCGGGGACGGGCGTGGTCCACACCTACAAGTTCTCCGGGTTCGACATCACCGTCGCGCGGCAGATCCTCGCGTCCGTCGGTGCCGAGCCGGACTTCGGGATCGTGCCGTCCGAGGACCGCAGCGCGGTCCTCACCGGGAAGAAGAAGGACCTGGTCGTGGCGACGTTCTCGATCACCGTCGACCGGATGAAGGAGCTGGACTTCGCGGGCCCGTACGCCTCGACGTACCAGGGCATCCTGGTGCGCCGGAACGACCACCGGATCCGCAAACCGGACGACCTCTACGGCAAGCGCGTCTGCACCTGGCCGGGGACCACCTCGGCGACCACGCTGGAGGGCCCGCAGTACAACCGGATCGCGGTATACGAGCGGCCCGACGCCTCCAGCTGCCTGGCTGATCTCAAGGTCAAGAAGGTCGCCGACGCGGTCTCCACCGACCAGATGATCCTGTACGGCTTCACCCAGGAGAACCCCGACCTGCGGGTCGTCCCCGACATCACCTACGGCTCCGCCAACCACTACGGCATCGCCATGAACAAGGGGCACCGCAAGGACTGTCTGCGGCTGCGCGACGCGCTGCGCGAGTACGTCGGCAGCAACACCTGGAGCCACGACTTCTCGACCTCGCTGTGGTCCATCCCGAAGGCCGACCCCACCTGGGAGACCGACTACCGGCCGCGCGAGGAGACCATCGACGCGCTCTCCTGCCGGGACCGGCCCGGCGCCTGA
- a CDS encoding S53 family peptidase, producing MNEQFVPIPGSERSAAPQARTGGPLPASAPVEATIVLRRRAEVPHELVTGPETIPQPELAERYGAEPADADRVRDVLEGRFGVRVTDVDLASRQMRVAGTAEQMTAAFRTELSRAASPDPFGGAPVEHRHREGALEVPAELDGLIVAVLGLDDRPQARPHLRRAQAEARQISYKPNELANVYHFPPGTDGSGQVVALLELGGGYHQEELDTYFRSLGVPTPRVTPVNVGTGRNHPGEDADDEVLLDIEVLGALAPGAQQKVYFAPNTDQGFVAAVSKAVHDTPTPAALSISWGSAEIHWTEQARAVFDEALADAAALGVTVCVAAGDDGSDDGVHDGRAHTDFPASSPHALACGGTRLDADPATGEVRSERVWGGGNGGGATGGGVSMAFGLPVWQNAAGVPHNGSGPGRGVPDVSGVADPATGYEVLVNGRRTVVGGTSAVAPLWAALTCRLVEALGRPLGMLHPLLYSGVTPGHTSRGFREINDGSNGAFRAAPGWDACTGLGVPDGVELLASLRELTSR from the coding sequence ATGAATGAGCAATTTGTCCCCATTCCTGGCAGTGAACGCTCGGCGGCGCCCCAGGCGCGCACCGGCGGCCCCCTCCCCGCGTCGGCGCCCGTCGAGGCCACCATCGTGCTGCGGCGCCGCGCGGAGGTGCCCCACGAGCTGGTGACCGGGCCCGAGACCATCCCGCAGCCCGAGCTGGCGGAGCGGTACGGCGCCGAGCCGGCCGACGCCGACCGCGTGCGCGACGTCCTGGAGGGTCGCTTCGGCGTGCGGGTGACCGACGTCGACCTGGCGTCCCGGCAGATGCGGGTGGCGGGCACCGCGGAGCAGATGACCGCGGCGTTCCGCACCGAACTCTCCCGGGCGGCCAGCCCCGACCCGTTCGGCGGCGCACCCGTCGAACACCGGCACCGCGAGGGCGCGCTGGAGGTGCCCGCGGAGCTGGACGGCCTGATCGTGGCGGTGCTCGGCCTGGACGACCGGCCGCAGGCCCGCCCCCATCTGCGGCGCGCCCAGGCCGAGGCCCGCCAGATCTCCTACAAGCCGAACGAACTCGCGAACGTGTACCACTTCCCGCCCGGGACCGACGGCAGCGGCCAGGTCGTGGCCCTGCTCGAACTCGGCGGCGGCTACCACCAGGAGGAACTCGACACGTACTTCCGGTCCCTCGGTGTGCCGACGCCGCGGGTGACCCCGGTGAACGTCGGGACCGGCCGCAACCACCCCGGCGAGGACGCGGACGACGAGGTGCTGCTGGACATCGAGGTCCTCGGCGCGCTGGCGCCCGGCGCCCAGCAGAAGGTGTACTTCGCCCCCAACACCGACCAGGGCTTCGTCGCCGCGGTGAGCAAGGCCGTGCACGACACCCCCACGCCCGCCGCGCTGAGCATCAGCTGGGGCTCGGCGGAGATCCACTGGACCGAGCAGGCCCGTGCCGTGTTCGACGAGGCGCTGGCCGACGCCGCGGCGCTCGGTGTGACGGTCTGCGTGGCGGCCGGGGACGACGGCAGCGACGACGGCGTCCACGACGGCCGGGCGCACACCGACTTCCCGGCGTCCAGCCCGCACGCCCTGGCCTGCGGCGGCACCAGACTGGACGCCGACCCCGCCACCGGTGAGGTGCGCAGTGAACGGGTGTGGGGCGGTGGCAACGGCGGCGGCGCCACCGGCGGCGGCGTCAGCATGGCCTTCGGCCTCCCGGTCTGGCAGAACGCGGCCGGTGTCCCGCACAACGGCAGCGGCCCCGGGCGCGGCGTGCCGGACGTCTCGGGCGTCGCCGACCCGGCCACCGGCTACGAGGTGCTGGTCAACGGGCGGCGCACGGTCGTCGGCGGCACCAGCGCGGTCGCGCCCCTCTGGGCGGCGCTGACCTGCCGGCTGGTGGAGGCGCTCGGCCGTCCGCTCGGCATGCTCCACCCGCTGCTGTACTCCGGCGTGACGCCCGGCCACACCTCGCGGGGTTTCCGGGAGATCAACGACGGCAGCAACGGCGCCTTCCGGGCCGCGCCTGGCTGGGACGCCTGCACCGGCCTGGGAGTCCCGGACGGTGTCGAACTGCTCGCGTCGCTGCGGGAGTTGACCTCCCGCTGA
- a CDS encoding trypsin-like serine peptidase — protein MRRTARGISAVDGTAKARTGAGSRAALGTLTAAGTLLALLLPTGPAGAAAPHGGHRSPAPRAALDAFWTADRMRAATPLDLAAPANGPGASAARRAGGAVPHGAPLTVPPTLPRLPRLPDIPAPAAPSAGVLPQAGGPWTGQGAVTTTTGRVFFTYQGRTASCSGDAVTSGNKSTVLTAGHCVKLQGAWHTNWVFVPGYHDGQAPYGKWAASSTLSTPQWTASEDINYDVGAAVVAPLDGKKLTDVVGGQGLSFNSGYNKAMYAFGFPAAAPYDGTKLIYCSGTTLKDPLFSNDHGLACNMTGGSSGGPWFTSFDEKTGTGLQSSVNSFGYQFLPNTMFGPYFGEDAKALYDKAQAS, from the coding sequence GTGAGACGAACCGCTCGTGGCATATCCGCCGTTGACGGCACGGCGAAGGCGCGCACCGGGGCCGGGTCCCGGGCCGCCCTCGGCACCCTGACGGCCGCCGGCACCCTGCTCGCCCTGCTGCTCCCCACCGGCCCGGCCGGCGCCGCCGCCCCGCACGGCGGGCACCGCTCCCCCGCCCCGCGCGCCGCCCTCGACGCCTTCTGGACCGCGGACCGGATGCGGGCCGCCACCCCGCTGGACCTCGCCGCCCCGGCGAACGGGCCCGGCGCGTCCGCCGCTCGTCGCGCCGGCGGCGCGGTCCCGCACGGCGCCCCGCTGACGGTGCCGCCCACCCTCCCGCGGCTCCCCCGGCTCCCGGACATACCCGCGCCGGCCGCGCCGTCGGCCGGCGTCCTCCCGCAGGCCGGCGGGCCCTGGACCGGCCAGGGCGCGGTCACCACGACCACCGGGCGGGTGTTCTTCACCTATCAGGGCCGCACCGCCTCCTGCTCGGGCGACGCGGTGACCAGCGGCAACAAGAGCACGGTGCTCACCGCGGGGCACTGCGTGAAGCTGCAGGGCGCCTGGCACACCAACTGGGTCTTCGTTCCCGGCTACCACGACGGCCAGGCCCCGTACGGCAAGTGGGCGGCCTCCTCCACGCTGTCCACCCCGCAGTGGACGGCGAGCGAGGACATCAACTACGACGTGGGCGCGGCGGTCGTCGCCCCGCTCGACGGCAAGAAGCTCACCGACGTCGTCGGCGGCCAGGGGCTGTCCTTCAACTCCGGCTACAACAAGGCCATGTACGCCTTCGGTTTCCCCGCCGCGGCGCCGTACGACGGCACCAAGCTGATCTACTGCAGCGGCACCACCCTCAAGGACCCGCTGTTCTCCAACGACCACGGCCTGGCCTGCAACATGACCGGCGGCTCCAGCGGCGGCCCGTGGTTCACCTCGTTCGACGAGAAGACCGGCACCGGGCTGCAGTCCTCGGTCAACAGCTTCGGCTACCAGTTCCTCCCGAACACGATGTTCGGGCCGTACTTCGGCGAGGACGCCAAGGCCCTGTACGACAAGGCCCAGGCGTCCTGA
- a CDS encoding SDR family oxidoreductase — MAQNTERARAAQASPTARAGQVGGAATATRPTLPAPASRAGQSAQTAAAPQEARQGGAAPRKVALVTGAGSGIGRAVARALAEAGWTLALAGRRAEALAETSRLMGLTRPDSPAVLTVPTDVTRPEQVDALFAAVRDRFGRLDVLFNNAGTFGKAGPLEELGHEDWRAVVDVNLTGAFLCAQAAFRVMKDQDPQGGRIINNGSISAHAPRPHSIAYTATKHAVTGLTKSLSLDGRPYRIACGQIDIGNAATEMTGRMQSGILQANGQMASEPVMDAADVARTVVHMAELPLEANVQFATVLATNMPYIGRG; from the coding sequence ATGGCACAGAACACAGAGCGGGCACGGGCGGCACAGGCATCCCCGACGGCGCGGGCCGGGCAGGTGGGCGGGGCCGCGACCGCGACCCGGCCGACGCTGCCGGCTCCCGCGTCCCGGGCCGGGCAGAGCGCGCAGACGGCCGCGGCGCCGCAGGAGGCCCGGCAGGGCGGGGCGGCGCCCCGCAAGGTGGCCCTGGTCACCGGCGCCGGTTCCGGCATCGGACGGGCGGTGGCCCGGGCCCTGGCCGAGGCCGGCTGGACGCTGGCGCTGGCCGGCCGGCGCGCCGAGGCGCTGGCGGAGACCTCCCGCCTGATGGGCCTCACCCGCCCCGACAGCCCCGCGGTGCTGACGGTGCCGACCGATGTGACCCGCCCCGAGCAGGTCGACGCGCTCTTCGCCGCCGTGCGGGACCGCTTCGGCCGGCTCGACGTGCTGTTCAACAACGCCGGCACGTTCGGCAAGGCGGGGCCGCTGGAGGAGTTGGGCCACGAGGACTGGCGCGCGGTGGTGGACGTGAACCTCACCGGTGCGTTCCTGTGCGCCCAGGCGGCGTTCCGCGTCATGAAGGACCAGGACCCGCAGGGCGGACGGATCATCAACAACGGGTCGATCTCCGCACACGCGCCGCGGCCGCACTCCATCGCGTACACCGCCACCAAGCACGCGGTGACCGGCCTGACCAAGTCGCTGTCCCTGGACGGCCGTCCGTACCGGATCGCCTGCGGCCAGATCGACATCGGCAACGCGGCGACCGAGATGACCGGCCGGATGCAGAGCGGGATCCTGCAGGCGAACGGGCAGATGGCGAGCGAGCCGGTGATGGACGCCGCCGATGTCGCGCGCACGGTCGTCCACATGGCCGAGCTGCCGCTGGAGGCCAATGTGCAGTTCGCGACCGTGCTGGCGACGAACATGCCGTACATCGGCCGGGGTTGA